From the bacterium genome, the window GCCATCTGAAACGCCCGCTGCAGACCGAAGATCCCCTCGCCGCTGCGTGGCGCCCCCAGGCGGGTCTCGCAGGCGGAGAGAACCGCCCAGCGCACCCCATCCAGCGGCAACGAGGCGACTTCTTCGGCGGTCAAAAGCCCGTCTTCCAGTCCGGCGTCGGCGCGGCAGGCGGCCCCGGCTAGGCAAAGCCCGCTGAGCAAAAGTGGATTCTCCCCGATCATGGCGTCAAACGGACCCGTCTCACCGGCCACCGGGTGTGGGCGGCAGCGATCGCCCAGATAAAACCCATGCGTGGCCAGATGCAGCACCCGCCGTCCGCGGGCATGGCGTTTGACATTCTCCTCGGAAGCGGCGGCGCCGGCGAACACCTCGACCGGCTCGGACGATTGCGCGCGCCAGGCCATCTCCACGCCATCGGCCTCGGAGCGGGTGCCGGGCAGACGCGCCAGTTGACGCTGGGTCAGCAGATCGCAGGAGGCGCGCAGGGTGACAAAGTCGGAGGGCGCCTCGGTGGACGCGGCCCAGACGGTGGCCGGTTGCGCCTGCGCGCGCAGACGCGCATCAGCGTCGAAATCCGGATCGCAGACCACCAGTGCGCCGGTCCCGGACGCCGCACCGCGCGGATCGAGCAGGCTGCGCCCGCAGGCGAGATAATGCAGCGGCGTGCTCTCGATGAGAAACCGGCCGTCGGCATCCACCAGCGATGCGAACGATACCAGATGCAGCGACGCGTCGGGTGCAACCAGCATGATCTCCCCCGCCGGAATCGCGCCGGCAAGCGGTTGCCAGATGCGGTCGTAAAGGGCGCGGGCAAGAGTTGTGTACTGCCGCTGATCACTCTCGGTGGGCATGGCGCCCTGCGCGCTCAACGCAATCATGTGTGATTGGCCGTCGGCCACCAGCGAATCGATCGACTCCGCCGCGCCGAGGGCGACCAGCCGCAGAGCGCCCGAACGCGGCATCGCCAGCGCCGCGTATTCCTCCCGTCCTTCGGCGGCCGCGTTGGCAAAACGGAAGTACTCGATGAGCGCTGCGCCGGCGGGCATGGCCGCGCGCACCCCGGCGACCGTGATACGCGACGCGGAAGGGACCGCCGCCAGGGTTCCGAGACGGCGTGTCAGCCGATCTTCCAGGTCTTCCTTGGCATGATGAACGCTGTCAACCAACGCCGTGTACTCGGCGGCCGCCAGCGTACCCGGACCGCGCAGATAGAGCGTGGCCAAACGATGCCGCGCATAGTGCAGAGAATCGCGCAGGGCGACCATCTCCGGGGCGCTGGCACGTCGGGTGTCGCGTTCGCGCTCGAAGATGCGGTTGGAGACCGCCCCTTTGGCGGCCAGCAGCAAGCCGGTTGTCGAATCGGTCAATGCCCCCGCGGTAAGGCACGCCGACAAGAGCACGTCACGTGTGCGATGCATGGCCTGCTCAAAGCGCAGCGCCTGATGCTCGCTTAAGACGCGTCCTCCCTCATCGAGCAGACGCAGACGCAGATCCAGCGCGGCGGCGGCCAGCGGCATGGCGGCCGACGCATCGCCGCGCACGATGAGCTGTCGCGCATATTGCTCGCGGGCATCGGCCAGCTCGGCGAGATTCAGCCCGCCATAACTGGAATCCAGAGTGAAGATCTGGCGATATGCGGTCACCGCCCGATCCCAGTTGCCGCGTTCGGTCTCGATACGCGCCAAAAGCGTCAGATCGGCGAAGCGTTCAGGATTGGGAGCGGCGGGCGACAGGTCACGAAGCGCCAGTGCCTGCGTGATGGCGATCGCGGCCTCGTCACGCTGTCCGGCGGCCAGACAGACGCGTGCCTGAGTGGACAGCGTCGCCGGCGACGGCGGACCCTGTGTCAGCGCATTCTCGCGTCCGATGGCCAGCGCGCGGGTGATCGCCGAATCGGCCGGCGCCAGATGGCCGAGGAGCAGCTCCACCCGTGCCAGGTCTTCCAATGTTGCGGCGACCGCCGGATGGGTGGGTCCAAGGAAAAGCGACTGGATGTCCACCGCCTCGCGCAACGCCGCGGCGGCATCGTCCGGACGGCCCCAGGTTGTCTGAAGCGAGGCCAGATCGCGCAGACAGGCGGCGGAAAGCGAATGCATTTCGCCCAGCGACTCCCGTGTCAACGCAATCGCCGTGTGGAAGTTCTCATCGGCCTCGGCGTAGCGTCCCTCGTCGAAGTAGAGTTGCCCCAGCTGGCGGTGCGACTCGGCCAGAAGCGGCGCGGAACGCTCGATGGCCGCCTCGCGGATGCGCAACGCTTCACGGTAGGCGCGTTCGGCCCGGCGGTACTGCCCGGTGGCGTGGTAAATACGGGCGAGATTGATGTGCATGTAAGCGACTTCGGGATGCCCTTCGCCACGCGCCTTGCGGCGCAGCTCCAACGCCTGCAACGCCAGTTGTTCGGCTTCCTGATACCGTCCCTGCGCGCGCCGCACCGAACACATGCGGTCGAGATTGCCCTGATGCTCGATGTGCTCCGGCGCCAGATGGAGACGGTTGGCGGTCCAGGCCGAATCCCACAATGCCCAGGCGATCGTGCGTTTGCCCAGACGGGCGTGGTAGTCGCCGAGACGGTCGGCGACGTAGGCAAATAGGGTGTCGGTGACGCCATAGCGCCGGCGCGCCAATTCGAGGGCATGCGAAGCCAGCGCGATCGCCGAATCCTGCATGGCCACGGGGTTGGCGGTGTGGGGAATGCCGAGTCGTTTCGAGGCGAACTCCGCCAATGTCACGAGGGAGCGGATGGCCCAGCGGGCATCGGCGTCGGGATGGGCGGTTTGGATCGCAACGATGCGTTCGTGAAGCCGTTGCACGTCGGCCAAAAGCCAGTTGGATTCACATAGATGAGTGAACCGCCACAACAGTTCCAGTGAATCCGGAGGGCAATCTTCACTCAGCAGCCGGCATCGTTCGCGCGCTCGCTGCGCCGGCTTGCCGTCGAGAATCTGGTCGGCGCCGACAGCCATCAGCAGACACGGGCGAAGTGACAAGTCGAGATCAGCGGCGCCGCCGTAGGCCCCCGCCTCCTCCCAGTAGGCCAGCGCGCGCGCATAGTCGCGATCGCGCAAGGCAAAGTCCCCCATGAGGGCGAGCGTTTGGCGGCAGGCGGCGGAATCGCAGACGGCCGCGGCGCTTAATTCGACAAGGATGGCCTCCGCCAGCCCCAACGCCGAATCCTGCGCCCGGTCGGCAAAGGTCGAATCGGCATAGCCCTGGTGCGAGACCGCATCGGCCCACTCCAGCCGCACCGCCCAGGAGGGCGGCTGCCCGGCCGCCGCCGGCGCCAGGACGGCCAGCCAGCCCAGCGACACCAAAGCCGCCAAGCCGCACCGCCGCGCTATAGTGCGGGGAGTCTTCACAATGTCTCTGCACGATGTCCGTCTCGGGGCCTGCAAACGGCGGACGACACCCAAAATACAACCAAACCGCCCAAAAGTCGGAGACTTTCGGTCGGGGAAGGCGGGCGATGGGAACTGCGCCAAGTTGTTGAGGGAGAAATTGGTAGCGCTACGGGGATTCGAACCCCGGTTTGATGGCTGAGAACCATCCGTCCTAACCCCTAGACGATAGCGCCGTGGCCGGATGGTTGGTGATCCATCCGGTATCGGAAATATCGACGATTTCCGGCCGCAAAATCAAGGCCCACTTTGGGTATGGATCGCGGCGCCGTGGGCGGATGCTCGCGCGACCATCGCGAACTTGGCAGATGTCAAAAAGCCCCCGGGGGACTCCTGCATCACGGCGGCGCGGGGTATATTGACTCTTGAGATTTTGCGACAACGGTTTTTTGCGACGGGAGGCGACTCCCATGCGTCATTCATTGCATCGATCCGGGATTTTGATCATCGCTTCAGCGTGCCTGATTGGCGGCGCGATCTCCACACAGGCGGCGGCCTCGGATTCAACCCCTGGGGCGCGCACTCTCCCCTGCGCGGCGGTGGACGCAGCCGATACCGCCTGGGTGGCCTTCGGCTGCGGCCGTTTGCAGATCCACAATTATGGCTCGCTGGGCGATGCGTCGCTGGATGACTTTGCGTGGACTTGCGGCTCCTCGCCGGGCGACCAACCGATCTACTCGGGCAGCTTCATCCTCGCGGCCGACTCAAACGAGTCGGGAGTGGTGTTTCGCGCCTCGCTCTACGGCTACAAGCTCTTTGTCCCGAACCTGGTGCCGTTCGCCGGGCGCTGCGGTTTCGACAAGTGGGTCGATGTGCCGCTCGGAGAAATCCGCACCCAGGGGTGCCCCGGCCAGCCCCTGCCAATCACCGGAGAGATCGTGGTGGCCAGTTACTCCGACACGCTGGTCGACACATCGTCGTCGCTGCCGCCGGCGGCCGGAGTGACAGTGACGCAGACGGTGGTTTCCAGCGCGGCGGCCCCGTATGGGGACTTTGTGCTCTTTCGCTGGGAACTGGAAAACCGCGACGATTGGCCCAAAGGTCCCTGGCATGCGGGCACGTATTGCGACTGGGACATCGCCGGCGGCGCCAATACCGGGCGATACTCCGATGCTTGCAATGGGTACTTCGTCTGGGACACGCAATCGCCGGGGACCGCATGCGGAATGCTGGATCCCGATCAACCTTCCCGCTACGCCGGCAGTGACCCAACCGGCAATCCCGCCTATCGCATCGCGGTCTGGGATCTCCTCTCTTGCTGTCAATGGGACTATTGCCCCTGCATCACCTGGGTCAACAGCGTCGGGATGGCATACTTCTGGTGGAAGACGGTCCGCGAACAACCGACACGCAGCGCGGATTTCATGTCGGATCCCAGCGGCGCGCTGATCAACCCGCCCTTCACCCTGCCGCCGCATGGCATGGCCGCGATTCACCAGGCAATGTTCTTCGTCGATGGCACATCCAACAATCCGGCGACGATCGAAGCCAATGCGATGGCGGTCGCGCAGCGGGCAGCCCGGTGGGCGGGGTTTGCGCGCGGCGACGTCAACGATGATGGCATCGTCGATCTGGCCGATGTCTGCTGGCTGGACGCCGGTCTGCCGATCTATCCGGGTTCCTACTGCGCCGATGTCAATGTCGATGGCGAGGTCAACGCGGCGGATATTGCCTGCCTCATGGCCTATGTCAGCGGCATGGGACCGGCTCCGCAGGGGAATTGGCGGTTTGT encodes:
- a CDS encoding dockerin type I repeat-containing protein: MDAADTAWVAFGCGRLQIHNYGSLGDASLDDFAWTCGSSPGDQPIYSGSFILAADSNESGVVFRASLYGYKLFVPNLVPFAGRCGFDKWVDVPLGEIRTQGCPGQPLPITGEIVVASYSDTLVDTSSSLPPAAGVTVTQTVVSSAAAPYGDFVLFRWELENRDDWPKGPWHAGTYCDWDIAGGANTGRYSDACNGYFVWDTQSPGTACGMLDPDQPSRYAGSDPTGNPAYRIAVWDLLSCCQWDYCPCITWVNSVGMAYFWWKTVREQPTRSADFMSDPSGALINPPFTLPPHGMAAIHQAMFFVDGTSNNPATIEANAMAVAQRAARWAGFARGDVNDDGIVDLADVCWLDAGLPIYPGSYCADVNVDGEVNAADIACLMAYVSGMGPAPQGNWRFV
- a CDS encoding CHAT domain-containing tetratricopeptide repeat protein; this encodes MAALVSLGWLAVLAPAAAGQPPSWAVRLEWADAVSHQGYADSTFADRAQDSALGLAEAILVELSAAAVCDSAACRQTLALMGDFALRDRDYARALAYWEEAGAYGGAADLDLSLRPCLLMAVGADQILDGKPAQRARERCRLLSEDCPPDSLELLWRFTHLCESNWLLADVQRLHERIVAIQTAHPDADARWAIRSLVTLAEFASKRLGIPHTANPVAMQDSAIALASHALELARRRYGVTDTLFAYVADRLGDYHARLGKRTIAWALWDSAWTANRLHLAPEHIEHQGNLDRMCSVRRAQGRYQEAEQLALQALELRRKARGEGHPEVAYMHINLARIYHATGQYRRAERAYREALRIREAAIERSAPLLAESHRQLGQLYFDEGRYAEADENFHTAIALTRESLGEMHSLSAACLRDLASLQTTWGRPDDAAAALREAVDIQSLFLGPTHPAVAATLEDLARVELLLGHLAPADSAITRALAIGRENALTQGPPSPATLSTQARVCLAAGQRDEAAIAITQALALRDLSPAAPNPERFADLTLLARIETERGNWDRAVTAYRQIFTLDSSYGGLNLAELADAREQYARQLIVRGDASAAMPLAAAALDLRLRLLDEGGRVLSEHQALRFEQAMHRTRDVLLSACLTAGALTDSTTGLLLAAKGAVSNRIFERERDTRRASAPEMVALRDSLHYARHRLATLYLRGPGTLAAAEYTALVDSVHHAKEDLEDRLTRRLGTLAAVPSASRITVAGVRAAMPAGAALIEYFRFANAAAEGREEYAALAMPRSGALRLVALGAAESIDSLVADGQSHMIALSAQGAMPTESDQRQYTTLARALYDRIWQPLAGAIPAGEIMLVAPDASLHLVSFASLVDADGRFLIESTPLHYLACGRSLLDPRGAASGTGALVVCDPDFDADARLRAQAQPATVWAASTEAPSDFVTLRASCDLLTQRQLARLPGTRSEADGVEMAWRAQSSEPVEVFAGAAASEENVKRHARGRRVLHLATHGFYLGDRCRPHPVAGETGPFDAMIGENPLLLSGLCLAGAACRADAGLEDGLLTAEEVASLPLDGVRWAVLSACETRLGAPRSGEGIFGLQRAFQMAGVGTVISSLWTVSDRMTSSFMRRLYAGSRDNLPTLMRDSQLATIAELRRRGQPDHPYLWGAFVAVGAWEPLD